The proteins below come from a single Synergistaceae bacterium genomic window:
- the guaA gene encoding glutamine-hydrolyzing GMP synthase → MDNIVIIDCGSQFTQLIARRVREMKIHSTILPWDVSTVRVREQAPSGIIISGGPDSVNDEGAIAIQGEILDLGVPVLGVCYGMQLLAKFLGGQVVSGEKHEYGTTPIERKGESRLFKEVPGSFEVLMSHGDRVKQVPPNFQATADTKHGVIAAMESDDGRFFGLQFHPEVEHTQHGSLILRHFLFDVCSCKGDWDLGNWVERSVKVIRSQVGEGRVVCGLSGGVDSSVAAALVHRAVGKQLECVFVDNGLMRLDETRQVLKSYDGLGLSTRHVDASELFLNRLASVTDPESKRKIIGELFIKVFEGEASKIGSVKWLLQGTIYPDVIESGSKKGSAVIKSHHNVGGLPERMNLNLLEPLRDLFKDEVREIGHILGIPGEIVDRQPFPGPGLAVRCLGEITRERLDTLRAADAIFTEELIRSGLYHKIWQSFCVLLPVRTVGVMGDGRTYSEVLALRAVESSDAMTANWARLPGELLDLVAKRICNEVRGINRVVLDVTSKPPATIEWE, encoded by the coding sequence TTGGATAATATCGTGATCATCGATTGCGGGTCGCAGTTTACCCAGCTCATCGCCCGGCGGGTGCGCGAGATGAAAATCCACAGTACGATTTTACCCTGGGACGTGTCGACCGTCCGAGTCCGCGAACAGGCGCCTTCGGGGATCATCATTTCAGGAGGGCCCGATAGCGTTAACGATGAAGGCGCTATCGCCATTCAGGGGGAAATCTTGGATTTGGGCGTGCCAGTATTGGGCGTATGCTACGGAATGCAGCTCTTGGCGAAATTCTTGGGTGGTCAGGTTGTCAGCGGAGAGAAACATGAGTACGGCACAACCCCCATCGAGAGAAAAGGGGAGTCCAGGCTGTTCAAAGAAGTTCCTGGCTCCTTCGAGGTTCTGATGAGTCATGGGGATCGCGTGAAGCAGGTCCCACCGAACTTCCAAGCCACGGCGGACACGAAGCACGGAGTGATCGCGGCGATGGAAAGCGACGACGGCCGTTTTTTTGGGCTCCAATTTCACCCGGAGGTGGAACACACGCAACACGGATCACTCATTTTGCGGCACTTCCTTTTCGACGTTTGCAGCTGTAAAGGAGATTGGGACCTGGGAAACTGGGTGGAACGCTCCGTGAAGGTCATCCGATCCCAGGTGGGAGAGGGACGCGTCGTTTGCGGCCTTTCGGGAGGAGTGGACTCCAGCGTGGCGGCGGCCCTCGTTCACAGGGCTGTGGGCAAACAGTTGGAGTGTGTCTTCGTCGATAACGGGCTGATGCGCCTCGACGAAACGCGCCAGGTGTTGAAGTCTTACGACGGCCTGGGGTTGTCTACGCGCCACGTGGACGCGTCGGAGCTTTTTCTGAACCGCCTGGCGAGTGTGACCGACCCAGAGAGCAAGCGAAAAATCATTGGAGAACTTTTCATCAAAGTATTCGAGGGTGAAGCGAGCAAGATCGGATCGGTGAAGTGGCTTTTGCAGGGGACGATCTACCCGGACGTGATCGAGAGTGGCAGCAAGAAGGGATCGGCAGTTATCAAGTCTCATCACAACGTGGGCGGACTGCCGGAGCGGATGAATCTGAATTTGTTGGAGCCCCTACGCGACCTGTTCAAGGACGAAGTTCGGGAGATAGGCCACATATTGGGTATTCCTGGTGAGATCGTGGATCGTCAGCCCTTTCCAGGTCCGGGCCTGGCGGTGCGCTGTCTAGGGGAGATCACCCGAGAACGTCTGGATACCCTGCGGGCCGCGGACGCCATTTTCACAGAGGAACTTATACGTAGCGGACTTTACCACAAAATTTGGCAGTCGTTTTGCGTTCTCCTGCCTGTGCGGACGGTGGGCGTCATGGGCGATGGGCGAACTTACAGCGAAGTACTGGCTCTCCGCGCCGTGGAGTCCTCGGACGCCATGACCGCTAATTGGGCGAGACTTCCCGGAGAGCTGCTGGACCTCGTCGCGAAACGGATCTGTAACGAGGTTCGGGGCATCAATCGGGTAGTTCTGGACGTTACCTCGAAACCCCCTGCCACCATAGAGTGGGAATAA